In a genomic window of Holophagaceae bacterium:
- a CDS encoding DUF421 domain-containing protein, giving the protein MWKLQQPWWEFVLRALLVYGFLLVALRLTGKRQVGQLAPFDLVLLLVLSNTVQNSMNGGDNTVGAGFLLAGALVAVNSVVGYLTYKSKRMEALIDGKPQIIIHNGLADEAVLTKERISHHELMAAVRQANLLEISEVHLAILETNGRINVIAKK; this is encoded by the coding sequence ATGTGGAAGCTGCAGCAGCCCTGGTGGGAATTCGTGCTGCGGGCCCTGCTTGTCTATGGATTCCTGCTGGTGGCCCTGCGGCTCACCGGCAAGCGGCAGGTGGGCCAGTTGGCGCCCTTCGACCTGGTGCTGCTGCTGGTGCTCAGCAACACGGTGCAGAACAGTATGAATGGTGGAGATAACACCGTCGGCGCCGGTTTCCTCCTGGCCGGCGCCCTGGTGGCGGTGAATTCGGTGGTCGGCTACCTGACCTACAAGAGCAAGCGGATGGAGGCTTTGATCGACGGCAAGCCCCAGATCATCATCCACAACGGCCTGGCCGATGAAGCCGTGCTCACCAAGGAGCGGATTTCACACCATGAACTCATGGCCGCGGTCCGGCAGGCCAATCTGCTTGAAATCTCCGAGGTGCACCTGGCCATCCTGGAAACCAACGGGCGCATCAATGTCATTGCAAAAAAATAA
- a CDS encoding DUF481 domain-containing protein — translation MLSRRIFSASASLFSAAFLAAGTPEAAANSAAASPARAWTDKASLSLVSTSGNSKGDSLGFSNEFLYKWSNASLAVNFGGVRIETTNTVRSATGLSTNPGGYVLSETETKTLTSDSYFANGRYDRTFIGRFFGFGSVAWETNKPAGLDSRTRAIVGVGMQWLDTPETKLRTDLGVGFTKERPVFVTEGFEENHGTWQVSGRVEQKLWAASFLISEAAYVGNTKETDDHLVIWKTTLSTNLSDRLALKIGYDLAYKNKPNAVGVPVMSILNPGATLGLVPVALKKTDTMFTTSLVINF, via the coding sequence ATGCTTTCGCGCAGAATCTTTTCCGCCTCGGCGAGCCTGTTCTCGGCCGCTTTCTTGGCCGCCGGCACCCCGGAGGCAGCCGCCAACTCAGCCGCGGCGAGCCCCGCGCGGGCCTGGACCGACAAGGCCAGCCTTTCCCTGGTGTCCACCAGCGGCAATTCCAAGGGCGATTCCCTGGGCTTTTCCAATGAATTCCTCTACAAGTGGAGCAATGCCTCGTTGGCCGTGAATTTCGGCGGGGTGCGCATCGAGACCACCAACACCGTCCGCAGCGCCACGGGCCTCAGCACCAATCCTGGCGGCTATGTCCTTTCGGAAACCGAGACGAAGACGCTCACTTCGGATTCCTACTTCGCCAACGGTCGCTACGATCGCACCTTCATCGGGCGCTTCTTCGGCTTCGGAAGCGTGGCTTGGGAAACCAACAAGCCCGCGGGACTGGACTCAAGGACGCGGGCCATCGTGGGCGTGGGCATGCAGTGGCTGGACACGCCAGAAACCAAGCTGCGCACCGATCTGGGCGTGGGTTTCACCAAGGAGCGGCCGGTCTTCGTGACGGAGGGCTTCGAGGAGAACCATGGCACCTGGCAGGTCTCCGGCAGGGTGGAGCAAAAACTCTGGGCGGCTTCGTTCCTCATCTCCGAAGCCGCCTACGTCGGCAACACCAAGGAGACCGACGACCATCTGGTCATTTGGAAGACCACCCTCAGCACCAACTTGTCCGATCGTCTGGCCCTAAAAATCGGCTATGACCTGGCCTACAAGAACAAGCCCAATGCCGTCGGTGTTCCCGTCATGTCCATCCTCAATCCAGGCGCCACCCTGGGCCTGGTCCCCGTGGCCCTGAAAAAGACCGACACGATGTTCACGACCTCCCTGGTCATCAATTTCTGA
- a CDS encoding class I SAM-dependent rRNA methyltransferase — translation MSPHKPYPIIRLKPGKEALLGKLHPWIYSGALETKPESRLVRIADHSGNVLATGTASASNALSVRIFRHEDAPLDEPFFKSRFEAALRLRMDLGLMDPEGACRLIFGEGDLLPGLVVDRYAHALVVQVGTAGLEALREAWWPELLALGKRIGCTVFVERSQAGRKEEGLEVVNRLLKGSLAGPITIKEGKARFTVDLLKGQKTGLFLDQREHRVTLGGVSKDCSILNAFGYTGGFSVHAGLGGATQVATLDTSAAALDQCEKDWEANGLDPARHTRLEGDAFDLMREFKAESFDRVVVDPPAFAKQRKDVEKAFKAYKDVFRLGARATAKGGMLWCFSCSQHLDRIRFQEAVWTAMLEAGREAQVLGHLGQPADHPYALNHPEGFYLKGLWLRVL, via the coding sequence ATGAGCCCGCACAAACCCTACCCCATCATCCGACTGAAACCTGGCAAGGAGGCGCTTTTAGGAAAACTGCATCCCTGGATCTACTCCGGCGCGCTGGAAACCAAGCCGGAGTCCAGACTGGTGCGCATTGCGGACCACTCGGGCAACGTGCTGGCCACAGGCACCGCGAGCGCTTCCAACGCCCTGAGCGTGCGCATTTTCCGCCACGAAGATGCGCCGCTCGACGAACCCTTTTTCAAGAGCCGCTTTGAAGCCGCGTTGCGCCTGCGTATGGACCTGGGCCTGATGGACCCCGAGGGGGCCTGCCGGTTGATCTTCGGCGAAGGGGATCTGCTGCCGGGCCTGGTGGTGGACCGCTATGCGCACGCCCTGGTAGTCCAAGTGGGCACCGCGGGCCTGGAAGCGCTCCGGGAAGCCTGGTGGCCGGAACTCCTGGCCCTCGGCAAGCGGATCGGCTGCACGGTCTTCGTGGAACGCAGCCAAGCCGGCCGCAAAGAAGAGGGACTGGAGGTCGTGAACCGCCTGCTGAAGGGTTCCCTGGCCGGTCCAATCACCATCAAGGAAGGCAAGGCGCGATTCACCGTGGACCTGCTGAAGGGCCAGAAAACGGGCCTTTTCCTGGATCAGCGGGAGCATCGAGTGACCCTCGGGGGCGTGTCGAAGGATTGCAGCATCCTGAACGCCTTCGGATACACCGGCGGGTTCTCCGTCCACGCGGGGCTGGGCGGCGCAACCCAGGTCGCCACGCTGGACACCAGCGCCGCGGCCTTGGATCAATGCGAAAAAGATTGGGAAGCCAATGGGCTTGATCCCGCGCGGCACACGCGGTTGGAAGGCGACGCCTTTGATCTGATGCGCGAATTCAAGGCCGAATCCTTCGATCGCGTGGTCGTGGATCCTCCCGCATTCGCGAAGCAGCGCAAGGATGTGGAGAAGGCCTTCAAGGCCTACAAGGATGTGTTCCGCCTGGGCGCCCGTGCCACCGCAAAGGGAGGCATGCTCTGGTGCTTTTCATGCAGCCAGCATCTCGACCGCATCCGCTTCCAGGAGGCTGTGTGGACCGCGATGCTGGAAGCGGGGCGCGAGGCCCAGGTCCTGGGCCATCTGGGGCAGCCCGCGGACCATCCCTACGCGCTCAATCATCCCGAGGGCTTCTACCTGAAAGGGTTGTGGCTGAGGGTGCTGTGA
- a CDS encoding alkaline phosphatase family protein has product MRLKLLFSFLMGAWLAAAPPVLFLSFDALGASSFTSRTMPRLWKLSQEGKRGEGLPPFPSTTFNGHATLATGCWPEHHGIVSNSFMEPGKGFVAYTSNAGLLQREPLWVAATRSGVKSAVYHWPCATGPWEGVLPWRLEDYKPGQADSLAMAFSEAALDEGAGLVMAYFSGMDEEGHMQGPDSQETTQKLKRTDDEVAPWLERMMASHPGLRVVLAADHGMAAMRARIHLPSLIKGCFTRIIVHGGSAYIYSKPGRTRAAKRRLQAAGLQVWERAELPAEYHLGGNARVGDLIVQAPTGSWLAGASGPAAAKERLGRRGAHAYDSSRAAMRTWLVVLGDGRGDLGEVPIWDLAPSIAGWLGITWTVPPDGRPIGLKPPD; this is encoded by the coding sequence ATGCGACTGAAGCTGCTGTTCTCCTTCCTGATGGGTGCCTGGCTGGCGGCGGCGCCACCGGTGTTGTTCCTCAGCTTTGATGCGCTGGGAGCAAGTTCCTTCACCTCCCGGACCATGCCGCGGCTTTGGAAGCTGTCCCAGGAGGGGAAGCGCGGCGAGGGCCTGCCGCCTTTCCCTTCCACCACTTTCAACGGCCACGCCACGCTGGCCACGGGTTGCTGGCCCGAACACCATGGCATCGTCTCCAATTCATTCATGGAACCCGGCAAGGGCTTTGTCGCCTACACCTCGAATGCGGGCCTCCTCCAGCGGGAGCCGCTGTGGGTGGCGGCCACCCGCAGCGGAGTGAAGTCAGCCGTCTACCATTGGCCCTGCGCCACAGGTCCCTGGGAAGGGGTGCTGCCTTGGCGCCTGGAAGACTACAAGCCGGGACAGGCCGACAGCCTGGCCATGGCCTTCAGCGAAGCAGCCCTCGACGAAGGCGCCGGCCTGGTCATGGCCTACTTCTCGGGCATGGATGAAGAAGGCCATATGCAAGGACCCGATTCCCAGGAAACGACCCAAAAACTGAAGCGCACAGATGATGAAGTCGCGCCATGGCTGGAACGCATGATGGCCTCGCATCCAGGCCTGCGGGTGGTGCTCGCGGCGGACCACGGCATGGCCGCCATGCGGGCACGGATCCACCTGCCTTCTCTGATCAAAGGCTGTTTCACCCGCATCATCGTCCACGGAGGCAGCGCCTACATCTACAGCAAGCCTGGACGCACGCGGGCGGCCAAGCGACGGCTCCAAGCCGCGGGCCTCCAAGTCTGGGAACGGGCCGAACTGCCAGCGGAATACCACCTCGGGGGCAACGCGCGCGTGGGCGATCTCATCGTGCAGGCGCCCACCGGATCCTGGCTTGCGGGGGCCAGCGGTCCCGCGGCCGCCAAGGAAAGATTGGGGCGCCGGGGCGCCCATGCCTATGACAGTTCCAGGGCTGCCATGCGCACCTGGCTGGTGGTGCTGGGGGACGGCCGCGGCGACTTGGGCGAAGTGCCCATCTGGGACCTTGCGCCCAGCATCGCAGGCTGGCTGGGGATCACCTGGACCGTTCCACCGGATGGCAGGCCGATCGGGTTGAAGCCCCCGGACTGA
- a CDS encoding aminotransferase class V-fold PLP-dependent enzyme codes for MDRFYFDANATAPPLPSVVQVMERTQREAWANPTSTHREGQAARAAIEEARRAIAANLEVPPSQLVFCASATEALHLLIRGLDPSLTFMPAVVNPGEHSACLNPLRSWANVRWLPCELSGAATIVQMAANNESGIIHEMPQVAGAVRIKDCCQAWGKVAVELSDCDAAVFSAHKMGGPRGAALLWMRPDLPWAPTMEGPQERRRRGGTEDTAAILGLAEAVNHLPGRLAQNAMLESLRDALEDEVASWSPEFEIIGKAEPRLPNTSSLLLRGHNGEAVHMALDLAGFAISTGSACHSGATKPSHAIMALGYSEAEARQVIRISMLPGTPEASVERLVEALKKILRK; via the coding sequence ATGGATCGCTTCTATTTCGATGCCAACGCGACCGCGCCGCCCCTGCCCAGCGTGGTGCAGGTGATGGAGAGAACCCAACGGGAAGCGTGGGCCAATCCCACCAGCACCCACCGAGAAGGCCAGGCCGCCCGGGCCGCCATCGAGGAAGCCCGTCGAGCCATCGCGGCGAACCTGGAGGTTCCGCCTTCCCAGCTCGTGTTCTGCGCCAGCGCCACCGAGGCGCTGCACCTGCTCATCCGCGGATTGGACCCCTCTTTGACCTTCATGCCCGCCGTTGTGAATCCCGGCGAGCACAGCGCCTGCCTGAACCCGCTGCGGTCCTGGGCCAATGTCCGCTGGCTGCCCTGCGAGCTCAGCGGCGCGGCGACGATCGTGCAAATGGCCGCCAACAATGAGAGCGGAATCATCCATGAGATGCCGCAGGTGGCGGGCGCGGTCCGCATCAAGGACTGCTGCCAGGCCTGGGGGAAGGTGGCGGTGGAGCTTTCGGATTGCGATGCGGCGGTCTTCAGCGCCCACAAGATGGGCGGGCCGCGCGGCGCGGCGTTGCTGTGGATGCGCCCGGACCTGCCCTGGGCGCCGACGATGGAAGGTCCCCAGGAACGCCGACGCCGAGGCGGAACCGAGGACACCGCAGCCATCCTGGGGCTTGCAGAGGCCGTCAACCATCTGCCTGGCCGCCTGGCCCAGAATGCGATGTTGGAATCCCTCCGCGACGCCCTGGAAGACGAGGTGGCCTCCTGGTCGCCCGAGTTCGAAATCATCGGGAAAGCTGAACCCCGGTTGCCGAACACCAGCTCCCTCCTGCTGCGCGGCCACAACGGCGAAGCGGTCCACATGGCCCTGGATCTCGCAGGCTTCGCCATCAGCACAGGCAGCGCCTGCCATAGCGGCGCAACCAAGCCCAGCCACGCCATCATGGCCCTGGGCTACAGCGAAGCGGAAGCCCGGCAGGTCATCCGCATCTCGATGCTGCCGGGAACCCCGGAAGCATCGGTGGAGCGCTTGGTCGAGGCCTTGAAGAAAATCCTCCGGAAATGA
- a CDS encoding 5'-nucleotidase translates to MPKTLEGQLVVAISSRALFDFEEENKVFEEADDRAYMSLQLDRLEQPARPGVAFPLVKKLMSFNTDREKLVEVVILSRNDPVSGLRVFRSAQASGLPLERGVFTRGRSPFQYLKPLGASLFLSALESDVRAALNAGFPAARVYANSAMTAERHPTEVRIAFDGDAVLFSDEAEQVYQAEGMDAFQRHETEHAGDPLPPGPFKPLLEALQRLQSAADDDSRLNRIPMRIRTALVTARSAPAHERAIRTLMQWNVNLDEAMFLGGLEKADFLREFEPDFFFDDQTRYCDTAAQVGPTGHVVSGVVNGNHKEKNRAHDQDLGPSALDS, encoded by the coding sequence ATGCCCAAAACCCTTGAAGGCCAGTTGGTCGTCGCCATTTCCTCCCGGGCGCTCTTCGACTTCGAAGAGGAGAACAAGGTCTTCGAGGAAGCGGACGATCGGGCCTACATGAGCCTCCAGCTGGATCGGCTGGAGCAGCCGGCCCGCCCCGGCGTCGCCTTCCCGTTGGTGAAGAAACTCATGTCCTTCAACACCGACCGGGAAAAGCTCGTGGAGGTGGTGATCCTTTCCCGCAACGATCCCGTGAGCGGCCTGCGGGTCTTCCGGAGCGCCCAAGCTTCAGGGTTGCCTCTGGAGCGTGGCGTGTTCACGCGGGGGCGCAGTCCCTTCCAGTACCTGAAGCCGTTGGGGGCCAGTCTTTTTCTTTCGGCGCTCGAATCCGATGTGCGCGCGGCGCTTAATGCGGGGTTCCCGGCGGCCCGGGTCTATGCGAACAGCGCCATGACCGCCGAGAGACATCCCACCGAAGTGCGCATCGCCTTCGATGGCGACGCGGTGCTCTTCAGCGACGAGGCGGAACAGGTGTACCAGGCGGAGGGCATGGACGCCTTCCAGCGCCACGAAACGGAACACGCGGGCGATCCCCTTCCTCCGGGCCCCTTCAAGCCTCTGCTGGAGGCCCTTCAGCGCCTCCAATCCGCCGCCGACGACGACAGCCGCCTGAACAGGATCCCCATGCGCATCCGCACCGCGCTGGTCACCGCGCGAAGCGCACCGGCCCATGAACGGGCCATCCGGACCCTCATGCAATGGAACGTCAACCTCGATGAGGCCATGTTCCTGGGTGGGCTGGAAAAGGCGGATTTCCTGCGGGAATTCGAGCCGGATTTCTTCTTCGACGACCAGACCCGCTACTGCGACACCGCGGCCCAGGTGGGTCCCACCGGCCATGTGGTAAGCGGCGTGGTGAACGGGAACCACAAAGAAAAAAACCGTGCACATGATCAGGACTTGGGTCCCTCGGCTCTCGACTCTTGA
- a CDS encoding protein kinase, translating into MEPGANFGSYRLLELLGEGGMGQVWKALDLRLERVVALKVLKELDEASRRGLIAEAKTASQLTHPNIAVVFDAGEVAGAPFIAMEFVEGRTLVEQTGRRWDESDLRNLAVQAAEALDHAHQKGIVHRDIKPANLVLTAEGRLEVLDFGVSKRTVPISAGGSEVTRMEETNPGFSAGTPSYMSPEQVRGEAVGPASDQFSLGVVLRELATGNHPFRQAGLVETLHAILKNELEPLSNLRPDLDPQLASALDRLLEKNPVHRFPGLRSFGLLLGGFSGQGPGAIVLPDAVTLRKVSAKTPVLRSRKPFVKWALSGAALALLGTGGWAAWRFKDGLHPAPPSDKTVVAVLPLESMGVNADQSWLGTSLVDAMATGLLRRGDLVVLDRLWVADAMVRLGDEPGQPPKNIQKLLKELKSDILVLGRYQVSGDQVRVSVRLMDGTRGQVKDQYSTEGTTGGLLKLEDDLQDHLPGMMGLRPAGTALNAHSRAKDPHTRELYARALDLSAKGNRAAFDAARELYLEAARQEPDYAPVHAGLAHALQGIAASQGHLGNVVQSHAHFLEAEKEARQAIRLDPGLSFAHRELAGALNFQGRYAEAKEAASHAVALDPADYLAYVTLGDAWAYEEGAEAHAIARRHYRRSIELAPDYWIPLFRSAVLMQNDGDLEESIRQADAASALQPSAEYTYLTAGVSLLWLGRPGEARARLEQGLQQVPSSRLLKVTLALAARDLQDQKLFQRSIVGLRGAWPSGHVISCLLEGLGKEMAGDRKAARSLFMGYLGKVQSPGYALPPWERRSASVNLYHMGRVLAQAGDRSAAQQLLEEADRLNHGKKAVAGRDPAFR; encoded by the coding sequence GTGGAACCCGGCGCCAATTTCGGTTCCTACCGGCTCCTCGAACTCCTGGGCGAAGGAGGCATGGGCCAGGTCTGGAAGGCCCTGGATCTGCGCCTGGAACGCGTGGTGGCTCTGAAAGTCCTCAAGGAACTGGACGAAGCCAGCCGCAGAGGCCTCATCGCCGAGGCCAAGACCGCCTCGCAGCTCACGCATCCGAACATCGCGGTGGTATTCGACGCTGGCGAGGTGGCGGGGGCGCCCTTCATCGCCATGGAGTTCGTGGAGGGCCGGACCCTGGTCGAGCAGACCGGCCGCAGGTGGGACGAGTCCGATCTGCGGAACCTGGCGGTGCAGGCGGCCGAGGCGCTGGACCATGCCCATCAGAAAGGCATCGTCCATCGGGACATCAAACCCGCGAATCTGGTGCTGACGGCCGAAGGCCGGCTGGAAGTGCTGGATTTCGGCGTGTCCAAGCGCACCGTGCCGATTTCGGCCGGGGGTTCCGAAGTGACCCGGATGGAAGAAACCAATCCAGGGTTTTCTGCCGGCACACCTTCGTACATGAGCCCGGAGCAGGTCCGGGGAGAGGCAGTCGGACCGGCATCGGACCAGTTCAGCCTGGGCGTGGTGCTGCGCGAATTGGCCACGGGGAACCATCCGTTCCGGCAGGCGGGCCTTGTGGAGACCCTCCACGCCATCCTGAAAAACGAGCTGGAACCGCTGTCCAACCTGCGGCCGGACCTGGACCCCCAGTTGGCCTCGGCGTTGGACCGGCTGCTGGAAAAGAACCCTGTCCACCGGTTTCCGGGGCTGCGGTCCTTCGGTCTGCTCTTGGGCGGATTCTCCGGCCAGGGACCTGGAGCGATCGTATTGCCGGACGCGGTGACCCTCCGGAAAGTCTCTGCGAAAACGCCCGTGCTCCGGTCCCGCAAACCCTTTGTGAAGTGGGCCCTGTCGGGGGCTGCGCTGGCGCTTCTGGGGACCGGGGGCTGGGCCGCGTGGAGGTTCAAGGATGGCCTCCACCCGGCCCCCCCATCGGACAAGACTGTTGTCGCGGTTTTGCCGCTGGAATCCATGGGAGTTAACGCAGACCAGTCCTGGCTCGGCACGAGCCTCGTGGATGCCATGGCCACGGGCCTGTTGCGGCGCGGGGACCTGGTGGTGCTGGACCGTCTCTGGGTCGCGGACGCGATGGTGCGCCTGGGGGATGAACCGGGCCAGCCACCGAAGAATATCCAAAAACTTTTGAAGGAACTGAAGAGCGACATCCTGGTGCTGGGCAGGTATCAGGTCTCCGGGGACCAGGTCCGGGTGAGTGTAAGGCTGATGGATGGAACCCGCGGCCAGGTGAAGGATCAGTACTCGACCGAGGGCACCACCGGTGGCCTGCTGAAGCTGGAAGACGATCTGCAGGACCACCTGCCTGGCATGATGGGACTGCGGCCCGCCGGGACAGCCTTGAACGCCCATTCCCGGGCCAAGGACCCGCACACGCGGGAGCTCTACGCCCGGGCCCTGGACCTCTCGGCCAAGGGAAACAGGGCTGCCTTCGATGCGGCCCGCGAACTCTACCTGGAGGCAGCGAGGCAGGAGCCGGATTACGCGCCGGTTCATGCTGGCCTGGCCCATGCGTTGCAGGGCATCGCTGCTTCCCAGGGGCACCTGGGCAACGTCGTCCAGTCCCACGCGCACTTCCTCGAGGCTGAAAAGGAGGCCCGCCAAGCCATCCGCCTGGATCCCGGCCTTTCCTTCGCACACCGCGAACTGGCCGGGGCCCTCAATTTCCAGGGCCGCTACGCCGAGGCCAAGGAAGCAGCCTCCCATGCGGTGGCCTTGGACCCGGCGGACTACCTGGCCTATGTGACCTTGGGGGATGCCTGGGCCTACGAGGAAGGAGCCGAGGCCCACGCCATCGCGCGGCGCCACTACCGGCGTTCCATCGAACTCGCGCCAGATTACTGGATCCCCCTCTTCCGCAGCGCCGTGCTCATGCAGAACGACGGCGATCTCGAGGAGTCCATCCGCCAGGCCGATGCGGCTTCGGCGCTGCAACCGTCGGCGGAATACACCTACCTGACCGCCGGCGTCTCCTTGCTTTGGCTGGGCCGCCCAGGCGAAGCCAGGGCCCGGCTGGAACAGGGCCTTCAACAAGTGCCGAGCTCCAGGTTGCTGAAGGTGACCCTGGCGTTGGCGGCCCGCGATCTCCAAGACCAAAAGCTCTTTCAACGCTCCATCGTGGGTTTGCGTGGAGCCTGGCCTTCGGGCCACGTGATCTCCTGCCTGCTGGAGGGCTTGGGCAAGGAGATGGCAGGCGACAGGAAAGCGGCCAGGAGCCTTTTCATGGGCTACCTGGGAAAAGTGCAGTCGCCTGGGTATGCGCTTCCACCCTGGGAGCGGCGCAGCGCCTCGGTGAACCTGTATCACATGGGCCGGGTCTTGGCGCAGGCTGGCGACAGATCAGCAGCCCAGCAGCTGCTTGAAGAAGCGGACCGGCTGAACCACGGCAAAAAGGCCGTCGCGGGTAGGGATCCGGCCTTCAGGTGA
- a CDS encoding CofH family radical SAM protein → MELTAAILDKVERGIRLDEAEALHMLDHAALADLGLAATAARNRKNGAGKVSYIIDRNVNYTDVCNVYCTFCAFYHKPGDARGYVLTKEQLRQKAEETKALGGTGFLLQGGVNPDLPWSYYLDLVHYLKHDLGIWVHGFSPVEIQMMAKLSGQSLRKTIEDLKDAGLGSIPGGGAEVLVARIRKKIAPLKGGPEKWLEVMEAAHEAGLKTTATMMYGITETLAERIEHFRVIREQQDRALARNNGGGYTAFVAWPFQSGHTVWEGKLEKTTDAEYLRTIAAARIYLDNVPHIQSSWVTMGKKTGQVALHYGCDDMGSLMLEENVVSAAGTCYSVNRDEMVRLIRDAGFEPWQRDNIYGPVNSAPAAV, encoded by the coding sequence ATGGAACTCACCGCGGCCATCCTCGACAAGGTGGAGCGGGGGATCCGCCTGGATGAGGCCGAGGCTCTGCACATGTTGGATCATGCGGCGCTCGCGGACCTGGGCTTGGCCGCCACGGCAGCGCGGAATCGCAAGAACGGCGCCGGCAAAGTCAGCTACATCATCGACCGCAATGTCAATTACACCGATGTCTGCAATGTCTACTGCACGTTCTGCGCGTTCTACCATAAGCCGGGCGACGCGCGCGGCTACGTGCTGACCAAAGAACAACTCCGGCAGAAAGCGGAAGAGACCAAGGCCCTGGGCGGAACGGGCTTCCTGCTGCAGGGGGGGGTGAATCCCGATCTGCCTTGGAGCTATTACCTGGATCTGGTGCATTACCTCAAACACGACCTGGGCATTTGGGTCCATGGGTTCTCGCCCGTGGAGATCCAGATGATGGCGAAGCTCAGCGGACAATCCCTGCGAAAGACCATCGAGGACCTCAAGGATGCGGGCCTGGGCTCCATCCCCGGAGGCGGCGCGGAAGTATTGGTGGCACGCATCCGCAAGAAGATCGCCCCCCTCAAGGGCGGCCCGGAAAAGTGGCTGGAGGTGATGGAAGCCGCCCACGAGGCCGGCCTGAAAACCACCGCCACCATGATGTACGGCATCACCGAGACGTTGGCTGAACGCATCGAGCATTTCCGCGTCATCCGCGAACAGCAGGACCGGGCGCTGGCCAGGAACAATGGCGGCGGCTACACCGCCTTCGTGGCCTGGCCCTTCCAGAGCGGCCACACGGTCTGGGAAGGCAAGCTCGAAAAAACCACCGATGCCGAATACCTGCGCACCATCGCGGCAGCGCGCATCTACCTGGACAACGTCCCCCACATCCAATCCAGCTGGGTCACCATGGGCAAAAAGACCGGCCAGGTGGCCCTCCACTATGGGTGCGACGACATGGGCTCGCTGATGCTCGAAGAAAACGTGGTGAGCGCCGCGGGGACTTGCTACAGCGTGAACAGGGACGAGATGGTCCGCCTCATCCGCGACGCCGGTTTCGAGCCATGGCAGCGCGACAATATCTACGGACCCGTGAACTCCGCGCCTGCGGCGGTCTAG
- the raiA gene encoding ribosome-associated translation inhibitor RaiA, which yields MKVHFTGRHVEVTEALRIGSKERLDKLTAFLDDVIDVHVIFSVDNHRHAVEVALKTRHDTFVASSESADMYKSLSVAMDKLEAQAHKRHDKKVTVLHVGKHELPLEPLEAAE from the coding sequence ATGAAGGTTCATTTCACCGGTCGCCATGTGGAAGTCACCGAGGCACTTCGGATTGGGTCCAAGGAGCGCCTGGACAAGTTGACGGCGTTTCTGGACGACGTCATCGATGTCCATGTCATCTTTTCCGTGGACAACCACCGCCATGCCGTCGAAGTGGCGCTCAAAACGCGCCACGACACCTTCGTGGCCTCCAGTGAATCTGCAGATATGTACAAGAGCCTGTCCGTGGCCATGGATAAGCTCGAGGCCCAGGCCCACAAACGGCATGATAAAAAAGTGACGGTGCTGCATGTGGGCAAACATGAGCTCCCCCTGGAGCCGCTCGAAGCGGCGGAATGA